The segment CACACGATTACGATAGAATAAATTGCATCCTGAAAATGGGCATTCCAAAACTGGTCACGGCTTCAGGCGGAATTTATACCCACCGCGATGGACGCAATGTGCCAGATGTACTTCAGGTGAATATGGAGTACCCGGATTTTAGCACGGGCTCCAGTCAGCCGGCAGGCAAAGAAAAAGGAATGACCTTTGTTTACAGCGCAACCCTTGGCAATCAGTTTGACCGGCCAACGTACCTGATGGGCCATGATGCTACTATGGAACTCGGTAATGTGATCAGCATTTATGCCGATGCCCGGAGTACCCGATATGCTGACATGTTAAAGGAAAACCGGATTGATCCGGAGATTCCGATCTATCAATACAATCCATTGGCCAACGCTACCGATGCGGTTACGTCAGCCACAGCAAAATATTTTGCCAACAAGGGATTGATGTGGACCTACCGCGATGGAAAACGCATCGACTCAACATTTCTGCATATGCGTGAATGGCTGAGTTGCATCCGTAATGGTGGCAAGCCAAGCTGTGGCATTGATGAAGGATTTGAGGAAGCCATTTCGGCACACATGGCAGGGTTGTCGTATAAGTTAGGCAGGGCTATTGAATGGAATCCGGAGGAAGAAAAAATTGTTGCGAGGCCTGGTGAAGATCTGGATGCGATACTTTTGGCAAGTCAATAAAAATTCTTAGAGAAATTTTATTGAACCGTTGGATTGAATAGAGGCTACTGCTCTATCCTTAATCCAAAGAAAGGTTTTATCCATTTCAATTTTCGAATGATTTCAAACGTGCCGAAGCATCCGGCCAACGTAAATAGCAACACCAGCACAAACTGAACTGGCGATGGCAATGGCCATTTGAAAATCAAATGCGATCCGAGGTATAAAAAAATCATGTGCACGATATACACCGGGTACGCGGCTTCACTCAGGTATGTCAGCACCTTGCCCGGTTTGTTCAGGTATTTGCTGCCGAAAGCAAGTATCGTCAGTATCCAACTCATCGATTCAACTACCATTAAGTAGCCGGGTATACTCATACCAAAATAATAGACACGCAACAGAAAAAGTGTAGTGCCGGTGATCATAAAAAGCAAACGCAACCGCTGAATCATCTGCCAAAACGCTGCACCACTCAGTACAAAACAAAAACCGAAGAAAAATGCCAGCAAACCCAAAAAGAAACCGTGCCACGTCATGGCGTACAACTCAAACGGAACGGGCTTGGTAATTATCACTTCCAGCACAAAGGCAGTTGCAACCAGCAGCAAGCCCATGGGGTGACATAAAATACTTTTCAGGTAGCGAACAACAATCCCACCTTCGTTATGCTTCAGGTAAAACAAAACGGGCGCGAGCAACACTACATAACTGAAGATGTTCCCCAGAAACCACAGGTGTCCCGGATTCCAGTTGTAGTGCACTTCCATGTTATAATGATACCTCCAGATCAGCACATGCACCGGCACAATCGCAAACATGCCAAATACAAACGGCAACAAAATACGCCACGCGCGTTCGGTAATAAGTTGTTTCCAGTTTCGTTTTTGCATGGCAAAGTACACGCCCATGCCCGAAACAAAGAATAGCAAGGGAATACGCCACACATTTAACAGCATCATGGGTGTCCACAAAGCTGCCCATGGATTTTGATTGGTGATAAACCCGATCATTACGCCCCAGGGCTGGAAACCAATAGCAACATGGTAAATTAAAAGTAATCCGATGGCGATCACACGAAGCCAGTCAATGTCGTAGCGTCTCATTGGTGTTTGGTTGATATTTTAATTGTTTTGTTTTCCGTCATTGCGAGGAACACAACTCAGCCCCGCTTAGCACCACAAAATGCACACGTGACGAAGCAATCCCTCATTATATGTTTAGACCTAAACGTGAAGTTTGAGATTGCTTCGCTACATTGCACATCCAATGCTTCCGTTCGCAATGACGACCAAAGAAATTCCATCATGATGTGACGACTATTTCAACATCGCTGCAATTTCCGGCCGGGTTTTTTCGAGGTAAGCATAATCCAGTTTTAGTCCCATTGGGCCAAGTGTGTTTTTCATAATGTCATACACATCTTTCAACTCACTGAACGAGCCGGCAACATTGTCGTAGGCAGTTGCCCCGTATTTATTCTTGATAGATTTATCGGCTTTCTTTGCCAATAGCAGCTTTACAATCTCCGGACGGCAAAAAAATGCAGCGGTATGCAAAGCGGTGGAGCCATCGTTATTCTGAAAGTTGATATCCACACCGGCATCTAAAAGCACTTTCGCCATTTCCGTTTTGCCAAATACTGCCGCACTGATCAGTGGACTTGATCCGCCAAACGGATCTTTTACATTCAAATCGCTGCCCGCTGCAATGTGCTGCTTCACAGCTTCCAGATTGTCAGTAATTACGGCTGTATGCAAGTCAATTGCAGGGGCTTTGGCGCTTTGGCCCTGTGCATTTTCTTTTACCCCACAGGCGGTTAACACCAATACTACCGCCCACAGGGATACTTTCGTGATGGAAGAAATTAAATAGAGAACTGCTGTTTTCATGGTTTTTTGTTTTGTTGGTTATATGTTTTTGTTGCTGCAAAGAAACGTACTGCCGGAAGGGTAGGCTAAACAGTGGTGCACACAAAACCATCAACTTTGCTCCAAACCGCATAAATTTTGACGCAGTAATATAAATTTTGATGCAAATGCCTGCGAAGCCTTACCTTCGCACGTGTAAAAAATATACTTTTCGACCCGGAATCCGCATTTGATCTCTCTCATGAGCAACGCCTCTCCCCACGACTTAGATTTTCTGAACCAACTCACCGCTAAAATTGAAGAACACCTAGCGGAAGAGCAGTTTGGAGTAAGTGAATTGGCTGATGCCATGAACATGAGCCGCTCCAACCTGCTGCGCAAGGTTAAAAAAGCCACCAGCCTGTCGGTGAGCCAGCTCATCAACCAGGTGCGGTTGCAACGCGGTATGGAGTTGTTGCGCACTACCTCATTGAATGTTTCAGAGGTATCGCACCGGGTGGGGTTTAACAGTACCTCGTATTTCATTAAATGCTTCCGCGAATATTATGGTTACCCGCCTGGTGAGGCCGGAAAGCGCAGTGCCGAACAGACTGTGCCCATAGCGGCACCCCCGATAAAACAACGTCCGAAGTATTGGATCGTGACTGTTCTACTGGTAATTGCAGCAGTTATTTTTGGATGGTGGGTGCTCACGCCAAAAACCCAGAAAGAAAAAAGCATTACAGAAAAATCCATTGTGGTGCTGCCCTTCAAAAACGACAGTGCCGACTCCACCAATATTTATCTCATCAACGGACTGATGGAGGCCACGCTAAACAACCTGCAAAAGATCAAAGACCTGAACGTACTTAGCCGTACATCAGCAGAAAAATACCGCAACAGCAACAAGACCATACCGGAAATTGCAAAAGAACTGAACGCGAATTATTTCGTGGAAGGAAGCGGCCAGAAAATGGGCGACCGCATTGTATTAACCATTCAATTGATTGATGGCGCCACCGATCGCCACCTGTGGAGCAAACAATACAGGCGCGAAGCCAATGACATCTTTACGTTGCAGCAGGAAATCGCCAACGACATTGCCGCAGAAATTCAGGCCGTGATTACACCCGAAGAAAAAACCCGCATTGAAAAAATCCCTACCACCAACATGGAGGCATACGACTCCTTTTTAAAGGGGTTGGATTTATTGAACAAAAATGGGGACGAAAATCTGCAGCAAGCACTTATCTATTTTGATGAAGCCATCGCACACGACAACACTTTTTCGCTTGCTTATGCCTGTGCCGGTATTGCATGTTACTACCTGGATGTGTTTCGTACCGAAAAAGAACATGTAGAAAAAATGGGCACCTATGCCGATAAGGCGTTGCTGTACGATCCCAAACTTGGCGAAGGCCATACCGCCAAAGCCATGTATTACTTAATAAAGAAAGAATACCAGCAGGCATTACCATACCTTGAAAAAGGACTGGAGTATAATCCCAACTCGTCATTACTTATCGGGTTGCTGGCTGATTATTACGCCAACTATATGCCCAATACCGGCAAGTACCTGGAGTACGCGTTGCGTGGCATGCGTCTCGGTGCAGAAGGTAAAGATTCCGTTGAAGTGAGCTATTTCTACCTGCGGTTGGGGAATGCGCTCATCCAAACCGGGTTTGTGGATGAATCGCTGCATTACATTGATAAATCACTGGAGCTCTCTGAACACAATATGTACTCGCGCTATGTACGTGCCTTTGTGATGTATGCGAAAACCAAAGACCTGAACAACACACGTAACTTGTTGCTGGCTGAATTTCAAAAAGACACCATGCGTTTTGATATTCTCCAAGACCTGGGCAAGGTGAGTTACTACTTAAACGACTTCGAAACGGCATATCAATACTACCAACGTTTTAATCGCATGCGCGAAGCGATGAAGCTGGATGTGTATCAACACGAAAACATGATTATTGGTGTAACGTATGAAAAGGCCGGACAGAAAGAAGCAGGCAAGCAATTTATTGAAAGCTACCGCGAATTTCTGAACCACGACCAGAGCGCCTACCGCCATGCCGGCCTGGGCATGTACTATGCCTACACCGGTAACAAACAAAAAGCGTTGGAGCACTTCCGCCAGTTTGCCAAAGAGGACAACATACAATATTGGCTTATACTTTTCATCGATAAAGATCCAATGCTGGCAGGTATGGCCACCGACCCTGAAATGAAAAAAGTACTACGCGAGATTGAAAAGAAGTTTTGGGCTAACCATAATAAACTGAAGCTTCGGCTGGAGGAGCAGGGGCTGTTGTAAATTACTGCCCGCCCCAACCCTCCTTCAGAACGAAGTTAACATCATCATCCTGATTACTCCTTACCTATCAGCCTTATTGATTAAGGAGGGAGAGTTTAGTAGCTACCCCCGCACCGTCTCTATTTTTCTAATTACCCGCTTGGCCTGGCGGATGGACTCTTTTCTGCGACTGTCATGTATACTGGCGTTGAGTTCATAACCGGCCAGCAACACAATGGTGATAAGCTGTATCCAGATCATCAGCGCAATGAGTACCCCAATAGAGCCGTAAATTTTATTGTACGTGCCAAAGTGTGTGATGTAATACGAAAAGCCGTAGGAAACAGCCAGGCTGAAAAAAGTGGCTATGAATGAACCGATGGAAAAGAACCGCCAATTGTAATGAATAGCCGGGCCAAAATAGTACATACTGGAGATTACCAAAAAGAATACGATAAAGATGACAATAAAACGCAGTGCGAAAAGCATATACACGGTGGCACCATCCAGGTTAATACCGGGCAATTCATTCAGGTTATCGGTAATGTAGTTCAACACCAACTGACCAATAATCAGCAAGGCAATGGCCACCAATAAGGCTACGGCCAGGTTAACGGTTAAGGCCGTAGCGATTAACCGGGTTTTAATTGCCCCGCGGTTTTCAATGGTTTTGTAGCAGGCATTGAAGGCACGCATTAACGCCATCATACCATTGGTCGACAGGTAAAACGACAACACAAAACCAAACGATAACAACCCACCACGCTGGTTGCTGATGATGTCCAGCACGGTAGAAGAAATCACTTCATACATACTGGGCGGCAACTGCTCGCCCAAAAATTCCATGATAGCCTCGGTATTGAGTTCGGGGAAATAAACCGTTACATACGGAATAAGGGTGAACAGGAAAATAATGGCCGGAAAAATGGCAAGAATAAAATTGAACGAAACACCGTTGGCCCGGTCAAGGATTTCATCTTTTTGCAAATTGCTGAGCAGCGTTTTTGCAATTGTATACAACGATACATTGTCGTAGCGCTTAAAGCGCACCTTCTTTGTCCAGGCCAATAATACCCTGGCCCGTGTAAACTGAAGAAAGAATTTCTTGTGTTTATACTTCATGCAAAGAAAGGTGCCAGTACATCCATCATAGCTTGGGGTGGCCGGCATGGCCTACCCGATTTCTGGTCCACAAACGCCAGCATGGTTTGTCCCTGGTGTATCAGTTTATTGTTTTCGTTGTAAATATCGTAATGAAAAGAAATACGCACCGATGGCTTTTCTTTAATGGTGGTTACTATGCGCAACTGTTCATCGTACTTACCGGCCGTTAAAAACTTCGAATGGTTCTCCAATACAGGCATAATTATTCCCATGGCTTCTATTTCCCGGTAGGTTAGGCCAAGCTTACGCAAGGCTTCCACACGTGCCACCTCATAGTACATGGCATAGTATCCGTAATAAACATATCCCATCTGATCGGTCTCACCGTAACGAACACGTACTGTTGTTTCCGATTGATACATCTATCTTTTATTTTGGTTAGCACGGGCAATGCGTTGCTCGCGGGTTAATGCCTGTTGGTAACGTGCAGCATTTTTTAAATGCTCGCTATACGAAGCTGTAAAGTTATGGTAGCCTGAAAAATCTTCTTTGGCGCACATGTACAAAAAATTGCTCGGCTTGTAATTCAGCACGGCCTCCAGGGTGGCAATCTCGGGCATGTTTATGGGACCGGGTGGCAGGCCTCTGTACTTATAAGTATTATAAGGCGACTCTACTTCCTTGTGTTCATTGAGTACACGCTTTAATGTGAAATCACCAACGGCATAAACCAGGGTAGGATCGGCCTGCAGGGCAATACCTTGCTTCAATCGGTTTATATAGAGCCCGGCAATAATGGGGGCCTCATCGCGTTTAACCGATTCGGCCTGCACAATAGAAGCAAGAATAGAAACCTGAACCGGAGTTAGCCCGATTGTTTGCGCCTTTTGTTTGCGTTCATCATTCCAGAAGCGTTCATACTCCGTGTACATGCGCTCAACCAATTGTTTGCCACTGATGGTGTAATACACTTCATAGGTATTGGGCAGGAACATGCACAAAATGTTTTCTTTAGTAAACCCACGCGAATCACCGGCCAAAAAACCCGTCAATGCCGCTTCAAATTCAGCCGGGGTAAGGGCTATGTTTTGCGTAATTTTTTCGGGCAGGTCTGTTATCAGGCGAACGTTGTTAAACGTAATCCGCACGGGTTCCTGCTCGCCCGCCCTTAAAAAGCGGATAGCCTGAATGTTGTTCATGTTGCTGCGCAGGATAAAACGACCAGGCTTAACCAACTTATCGTAATCCATCAACCGCGAAAGGAAACTGAACGACATCAGGTCCTGCACATACTCGCCCTCATGTAAAATCTTTTGGACAGTCTCAAAGGTGGCATCAGCCGGAATGTAAATGTACCGGTCTTCTTTGCCAACCAATATGTTAGGCGTATAGCAAATCTGGTAGGCGTAGAATGTGAACGAAATGAGCAGTACGGAAACAATAATGAATACAAATAGTCGGATGGGGGATTTTGCGTATTTCATAAACCTTCAAAGATACAAAATGTAAAGTGTATGCTGTTCTGCTAACAAATACCTGCGTACTTTGGATGCAGAATGCATTTATTATTTCTGCAATGCCTGCCGAATTGTTAAAAATACACCCCCAGAATCCGGAACCACGAAAAATAGCACGGGTTGTAGAGGTGTTGCGAAATAGCGGGGTGATCATTTACCCTACCGATACGATTTATGGCATTGGGTGTGACCTGATGAACCGCAAAGCCGTGGAGCGTGTGTGCAAAATCATGGACATTAAACCGCATAAGCTCGACCTTTCCTTTATCTGCAACGACCTTAGCCATATTTCAGTATATGTAAAGCGCATTGACACGCCCGTTTTTAAGGTATTGAAAAAATCATTGCCAGGTCCTTACACCTTTATTTTTGAATCCAGCAGCAAAGTGCCTAAAATCCTTGATGTGAATAAAAAAACAGTGGGCATACGCATACCTGATCATAACATTCCACGCATGCTCGTGGCCGAATTGGGCAATCCTTTGATAACCTCCTCTATAAAGGATGATGACCACATAAAAGAATACACCACCGACCCGGAGGAGATTTATGAAGACTTTAAAAATAAAGTGGATATTGTGATTGACGGTGGAGCCGGTGGAAACATACCCTCAACCGTGGTGGATTGTACGTCCAATGATTTTGTAATCCTGCGACAAGGACTTGGCGAATTGAATTTTTAATCAGCAATCCACTTATCGTGCTACCATGTTACCGTTTTTTTCAATACGGTATTGCTGGTTAATTCTTTTGGTCCCGTTCCAAAGCTCAAGCGTTACCACCAATTGCTTATCTATTTGCAAAGAGGCCTGTTGCGTTTCGGAACCTTTGAAAAAACTGTTATCAAACAACTTTAGTTTAAAGATCGCCTCTGTTTTTTTTGATACACTCACCAGGTGGTAACTGGTATTGTTATCATCATTGACAAAATACAGGTTTGTATAAAAATCATCGTTGTCGGCAATGGCTGCTACACCATATACTTTTCGTGCATCGTCATCAAAATCGCGCTGAAGTATTTCGGGTTGTATAGTAGTCATCATAAATGGTATGTACGACTCGTACCGTGATGATTTTGAATTTTCCTGATCCAGCACTTGCTTCTTTCTAATTTCAAAGGGTGTACCTTCCAACACAAGATCTTCCTCGGTATACAAA is part of the Cyclobacteriaceae bacterium genome and harbors:
- a CDS encoding acyltransferase family protein, with amino-acid sequence MRRYDIDWLRVIAIGLLLIYHVAIGFQPWGVMIGFITNQNPWAALWTPMMLLNVWRIPLLFFVSGMGVYFAMQKRNWKQLITERAWRILLPFVFGMFAIVPVHVLIWRYHYNMEVHYNWNPGHLWFLGNIFSYVVLLAPVLFYLKHNEGGIVVRYLKSILCHPMGLLLVATAFVLEVIITKPVPFELYAMTWHGFFLGLLAFFFGFCFVLSGAAFWQMIQRLRLLFMITGTTLFLLRVYYFGMSIPGYLMVVESMSWILTILAFGSKYLNKPGKVLTYLSEAAYPVYIVHMIFLYLGSHLIFKWPLPSPVQFVLVLLFTLAGCFGTFEIIRKLKWIKPFFGLRIEQ
- a CDS encoding helix-turn-helix domain-containing protein, with amino-acid sequence MSNASPHDLDFLNQLTAKIEEHLAEEQFGVSELADAMNMSRSNLLRKVKKATSLSVSQLINQVRLQRGMELLRTTSLNVSEVSHRVGFNSTSYFIKCFREYYGYPPGEAGKRSAEQTVPIAAPPIKQRPKYWIVTVLLVIAAVIFGWWVLTPKTQKEKSITEKSIVVLPFKNDSADSTNIYLINGLMEATLNNLQKIKDLNVLSRTSAEKYRNSNKTIPEIAKELNANYFVEGSGQKMGDRIVLTIQLIDGATDRHLWSKQYRREANDIFTLQQEIANDIAAEIQAVITPEEKTRIEKIPTTNMEAYDSFLKGLDLLNKNGDENLQQALIYFDEAIAHDNTFSLAYACAGIACYYLDVFRTEKEHVEKMGTYADKALLYDPKLGEGHTAKAMYYLIKKEYQQALPYLEKGLEYNPNSSLLIGLLADYYANYMPNTGKYLEYALRGMRLGAEGKDSVEVSYFYLRLGNALIQTGFVDESLHYIDKSLELSEHNMYSRYVRAFVMYAKTKDLNNTRNLLLAEFQKDTMRFDILQDLGKVSYYLNDFETAYQYYQRFNRMREAMKLDVYQHENMIIGVTYEKAGQKEAGKQFIESYREFLNHDQSAYRHAGLGMYYAYTGNKQKALEHFRQFAKEDNIQYWLILFIDKDPMLAGMATDPEMKKVLREIEKKFWANHNKLKLRLEEQGLL
- the mltG gene encoding endolytic transglycosylase MltG, with the protein product MKYAKSPIRLFVFIIVSVLLISFTFYAYQICYTPNILVGKEDRYIYIPADATFETVQKILHEGEYVQDLMSFSFLSRLMDYDKLVKPGRFILRSNMNNIQAIRFLRAGEQEPVRITFNNVRLITDLPEKITQNIALTPAEFEAALTGFLAGDSRGFTKENILCMFLPNTYEVYYTISGKQLVERMYTEYERFWNDERKQKAQTIGLTPVQVSILASIVQAESVKRDEAPIIAGLYINRLKQGIALQADPTLVYAVGDFTLKRVLNEHKEVESPYNTYKYRGLPPGPINMPEIATLEAVLNYKPSNFLYMCAKEDFSGYHNFTASYSEHLKNAARYQQALTREQRIARANQNKR
- a CDS encoding ankyrin repeat domain-containing protein → MKTAVLYLISSITKVSLWAVVLVLTACGVKENAQGQSAKAPAIDLHTAVITDNLEAVKQHIAAGSDLNVKDPFGGSSPLISAAVFGKTEMAKVLLDAGVDINFQNNDGSTALHTAAFFCRPEIVKLLLAKKADKSIKNKYGATAYDNVAGSFSELKDVYDIMKNTLGPMGLKLDYAYLEKTRPEIAAMLK
- a CDS encoding YihY/virulence factor BrkB family protein → MKYKHKKFFLQFTRARVLLAWTKKVRFKRYDNVSLYTIAKTLLSNLQKDEILDRANGVSFNFILAIFPAIIFLFTLIPYVTVYFPELNTEAIMEFLGEQLPPSMYEVISSTVLDIISNQRGGLLSFGFVLSFYLSTNGMMALMRAFNACYKTIENRGAIKTRLIATALTVNLAVALLVAIALLIIGQLVLNYITDNLNELPGINLDGATVYMLFALRFIVIFIVFFLVISSMYYFGPAIHYNWRFFSIGSFIATFFSLAVSYGFSYYITHFGTYNKIYGSIGVLIALMIWIQLITIVLLAGYELNASIHDSRRKESIRQAKRVIRKIETVRG
- a CDS encoding threonylcarbamoyl-AMP synthase, with translation MPAELLKIHPQNPEPRKIARVVEVLRNSGVIIYPTDTIYGIGCDLMNRKAVERVCKIMDIKPHKLDLSFICNDLSHISVYVKRIDTPVFKVLKKSLPGPYTFIFESSSKVPKILDVNKKTVGIRIPDHNIPRMLVAELGNPLITSSIKDDDHIKEYTTDPEEIYEDFKNKVDIVIDGGAGGNIPSTVVDCTSNDFVILRQGLGELNF
- a CDS encoding acyl-CoA thioesterase produces the protein MYQSETTVRVRYGETDQMGYVYYGYYAMYYEVARVEALRKLGLTYREIEAMGIIMPVLENHSKFLTAGKYDEQLRIVTTIKEKPSVRISFHYDIYNENNKLIHQGQTMLAFVDQKSGRPCRPPQAMMDVLAPFFA